AAGAGAGCCTGGAAAATAAAGATGTATCGCTGCTGGATATTTTAGATGCTGTGCTTGATAAAGGGGTTGTTATACGCGGAGATCTTACCATTTCCATTGCTGATATTGATTTAGTTTATTTAGATTTACGTATTTTACTTGCATCTGTAGAGAAGGTAAAAGAATCAGGAGCAAGGGTATATCCGTCTTAATAGAAAGGAGGCAATTTTAAAGTGGATAAAACAAAATCACTTTCTTCCATGCAAACGCACGAGCCGCAAGGGCGCATTTCTCTTGACCCGGGAAAAGCAGAAGAAGGGTTGTCACAGATTGTATTAACTGTTATTGAATTACTGAGGCAGCTAGTAGAAAAGCAAGCAATGAGAAGAGTGGAAGGGGGAGATTTAACAGAAGAACAAATAGAACAGTTAGGAACAGCTTTAATGAAATTAGAGGAAAAAATGGAAGAAATGAAAGAAATGTTCAATCTTGATGATGAAGATTTAAATATAGACTTAGGACCACTTGGAAATTTACTATAAAAAAGTGTTAAGAAGGAGGCTTCCGCATGCCTGTAGAACATCCAGTAGAATCAAATAGTTTAGTAGATGTGTTAGAGACAGTACTAGATAAAGGGGTCGTTATTGCAGGGGATATTAAAATTAATTTAGCCGATGTAGAGTTGTTAACGATAAAAATAAGGCTTATTGTTGCTTCTGTTGATAAAGCAAAAGAAATCGGCATGGATTGGTGGGAAAACGATCCGCACTATTCTTCTCACGCTAATAAAATACAAGAAGAAAATCAGTCTTTGCAAGAGAGAGTAAAACAGCTAGAAGAGCGTCTGAAAAATGAATCTTCCATAGCTGCAGAAGAAAGAGGAAACTCCACATGATTCATCAATTTATGCAAGACATCGGACAGCTGATAAAGGACTTAGAAAAAGAAGGTCAGTCTTCAGTCAGCAGAATGTACGAAGAAACGACAAAAGATAATAAGCCGGTGAGAAGATATGAATATCATTTCACAAGTAAAACTTTAAAGAATGATGATCCTAACTCTAAATAGAAAGGCGTGGGAATTAAAAATTGAAAAAAGACCTGGCGGCGTTAAAGATTAACCAGCTGACTTATCTTAAAAAGACATAAGTCAGCTGGTTATTTTATTTGGGATAATAAGTATATATTAAGTTTTTAAAATGTGGGATGCAGGTTAAAAGATAGAACCGAAAATTCAGCGTATGTATTGGGAAGAATCAGCTTTTAATCAGGAAGACTAGCATTTAACATCATGCTCATTTCTTAAACTTATCCCTGAACTTGTACTATTTAGGTCTTTATTCTAAATAGATAGTCAAACAATGGTCAAAACTATTTTATTATAATATTGGTTTATATGGTTTTTTTAAAAAAGAGGTGAGAAAATAGGGGTGCTCTCCAAAAATAAATCATTCCCCAGTAAAAAAGCAGTACATCGTCTTTTAAAGAGACTTAAGAGAAAAAAGAAGGTGATGGAAATACGTTCAATGACTGCATATGGAATTACTGTAGCTGGAGCATCCTTTTGGGGTCTAACCGGCCTTTTTGTACAAAACCTTTATATTTTTGGTCTTTCTCCAATCCAGGTAGTCACCGTGCGAATGGTGCTCTCCACGATTATAATGTTCACCCTAGTCGGCATCATCCGGCCCTATCTTTTAAAAATATTTATTCGAGACATTCCTCATTTTGTTGGTCTTGGTGTTGTAAGCATTGCGTTGTTTAACTGGTGTTATTTTACGGTAATGGAGCAGTCTTCTCTTTCTATTGCGGTCGTGCTGCTTTACACCAGCCCAGTATTTGTAGCTCTCATATCAAGGTTTATATTCAAGGAGCCCCTAACTCTTAATAAAATCTCAGCAATTATACTTACACTAGCTGGCTGCAGCCTTGTTGCGGGTTTGCTGCCAGGAGGGGCAATGAATATAACGTTAACTGTATTAATGATAGGAGTGGCTTCTGGATTTTTTTGTGCGCTGTATAGTGTTATCGGAAAATTTGTGAGCAGAAAATATCATTCCGTTACCATTACGGCTTATTCTATGTTTTGCGGGAGTATCTTTCTATTACCGATTAGTGATTTGGAAAAAAACATAGAGCCGTTTACTCATCCAATGGCATGGGTCTACGCTGTGGGAAGTGTGATCATTTCAACTATTTTAGCTTATGTGTTATATACTGCGGGCTTAAAGTATATCGAATCCAGCCACGCCGCGATCTTATCTACCGTAGAACCAATTGTAGCTATCATGGTAGGAATTACGGTCTTTAACGACGTCCTGACGATTTGGCAAAGTCTTGGGATAATGCTGGTATTCTCTTCTATTTTGTTAGCTGTATTTTCGAGAAAAAAGAAATTTATTGCAAAGAAGCCAAGAAAAAAATTGTTACCTGTTTTTCATTCTAAAAAATAAAGCCAAGGTACCCTACAGCAGTTTATTAGTATCGAACGATAAAAAGTGATCGATTATAAATGAACGATACGATAAAAGAATTCCGCTTGGAAAACGGTATTCTTTTATATTTTGTTAAACTGTATAAAAACTACTACTGTTTTCACCATGAAACTTGACAAAAAAGCGGGGCAAACGTCATGCAGGGGGTTAAGTTCTTAACATATACGATGTATGTGTTTTTATATGTCATTCATATTTTTATAGAAAATGATTATTTACTTTACGGAATAGGCTTGCTTGGTATTGCTGCTATGTTTATTTCATTTTATGGAGCAAACCGGACTTATCGGGTGTTAGCCGCTGTATTTTTTAGTGTTTCTGTTTTCTTGTTTTTGGTGCATGACCTTCCGGTAAAAGATATTCCATTTTATTTCACCTCAATGGGGTTATTACTTTCGTTATTATACATGATTCCGCTAATAAATCATTTTATGATTGTCGGCAGGTATGAACGGTCTTTATATCGTCTATTACAATCAAATACTGCTGATTTAGCTCAGTTTTATCGTAGAACATCTTTTACGCATTATGTATTGGGGCTGTTTATCTTTCTTTCAGCCATTCCTATTGTGTACCGGTTTGTTGAGAAGCGTTTAACTGGCTTCTCACAGGATGTATTCCATCGTTTTGCAACGCAGTCAATGCTTCGCTCGTTTGCCAGCGTGAATGTATGGAGTCCGATTGAAGTTTATATTGCGCTGGTGCTTGGCATTACAAGTGTTTCTTATTTAAGCATCCTGCCTTGGCTCTTTGGTTTCTCGATTCTTATGTTGATGCTTGATTGGATTCTGGCAGGAAAGTACCATAAGTATTCGTTTGTGAATGAAACTGGTCCTAAACAATTTATCACTAAAAAAGAAGGACGTAAATTGGTAACAATGGTGCTCTTTTTTGTGTTGTTTATTAGTGCGGCATCTATGGTGCATTTGCTTATAGGTATTGATTTTTTCGAAGCTATTATTATTGTTATCTTACCTTACACTTTTATATGGGCTGCAGCTATTAAACGAATGATAACTTTTAGACGCTATAACATTCTTACATGGCCCAGGCAGATTAATACCATGCAAAATTTTATGCTGCTTTTTTTAACTTTAGGGCTTTTTAATGCAATTGTAGAACAAACGAATTTTTTTGCAGCTGTTCGCGAGTCTATGGCGGGGATAGGAGGAACTCCTATTTTGTTATTTTTATTATTACAGCTTAGTGCTCTTGGGTTAGCGTGTACGGGAGTACATCCGCTTGTTACAATTAGTATGCAGGGACTGTTTGTAGAACCATTTTTACAAGAGATAAACCCGCTTAGCATAGCTATTGTGATGATTACTGCTACGCTTGCAAATGATGCAGCAGGAACATTTAACGTACCGATTACTATGATGAGCCAGTATATGAAACGACAACCTTACCAGCTTACACTTTGGAATTTGCCGTTTGCTTTAATATTTGGGGGCACAGGAGTAGTAATTGCTTATCTCCTGTTATAAATGATGTGAAGGTATTTAGGGTTTGAGTGTGGAATATAAATTATAAGCGGAAGACATCGTTTTACGTATACTTTGATCCTTCAATAAACTTAAACTTTCTAAAGGTATTAAAAACTTGGCTGGCCGCCAAGTCCAAATGGCGGAAGCCTTAGTTTTTTCTTTTATTCCTTTAAGGAAAATAAAAAATTTAAAGTATAAAGAAAGAAGGGTAATAAAATGGGTTTCTCTATGGAAATGAACTGGGAAATTATTACTCAAAAAAAAGCAGAACGCTTAGGGGAACGCTCTTTTCGTTTAATAAAAGAAGGGTATCACATGTTTCCGCTCGACACTAAATTACCAATTCAAACGACCGAAGAAAAAGCCCCTTTTGGGAAAGCGATTATTACAAAGATGGAGTGGGGGACAGGTTGTACGACTCTCCACTATGAGCTTGTTTCGTTGAGCTCTGTTAATTAATGGCAGTATGCTCTCACAAGTGGTTGAAAAATCGAAAGAGCTGCCCTCATAAGTATACTTCTTTTGGGATAGCTCTTTCTCTAGAAACAATTCTAAACAAACACCATTTCCTTTGTTTCTCCACGCATGCTTCGAACTTCATCAGGATTAGCAATGACTGTCGGCTGAAAATCAATAAGTATAGCCGATCGTTCTCCTGGACCGTCTGCATCTCCTTTTTCAACCTCACCGACATAATGTGTAACTAAGGGATCATACACACCGTAAGATTCTAAAGGGTTTTCTAAATAAAAAGAAGTCGTTATATCTTTTTCATCCAAGCCCTCCGGCATTTTGCCGCGCTGAGAAGGATTAGAAATAGCATTCATCCCGCCCAAGATATTTCGTCTTCTGATTAAGTGAGCAAAAGTAAAGGGTTCGCCGTCTTGATGAAGGTTGTTTGGTGATGATATTGCCACATCTCCCTCTTTTTCTACTTGCAGTTTCACAAAGTGGACTCCCGCATGGACGGGCATTAACGCATCTTCTCTCATCCAAAACGTTTCTTTAAAATCAAAACGAATAATTTTTTCAAGCAGTCGATTGGCCATTGTCTCCTTTGTCAGTGAAGGAAAACGCCGATATTCTCCGGTATATTCAGGGTTGAAGCTGCCTTGAAAATATTCGTAATAGGCTTTTCCGTCCACTTCGGATTCAGGCAGCCATTGAATTTGATATGTTTTAGGCATGACTACAGCCCTGGCATAACGCCTGTAACGATTTAAATGAGGGGCATATTCATCAGGCGGCAGGTTGTCAAAAGCGCTTGTTAACTTTTCTAGATCTGTTTCTATTCCTTCATATTTAATCATATTTATTAAGTCATAATAGGCAAAGCCAGTTTCCTTTAATTGGCTCACAAGTATTACCTCCAACTGAAATATAACTCATTGACACTATAAAAGTTTATCACGTTTCCTAGAATAGCAAAATGATCTATAATGATGGAAGGAACATTCGTTCTTATTGTAAACTGAATAAAGAATCAAGGAGCGAAGAAAATGCCTGTTATTTTAGCCGAAAAACCGAGTCAGGCAAAAGCTTATGCAGAAGCTTTTCCAAAAGGAAGTAAGAAAGAAGGATTTATAATCATTCCAGCTTGTTCTGTTTTTCCAAATGGCGCCCTGCTGACATGGGGAGTTGGTCATTTAGTGGAATTAAGGTCTCCGGCAGAGTACGAATCTTCCTGGAAACGCTGGAATCTTTCTCAGCTTCCTATGATACCAAACACTTTCAAATTTAAGCCTAGCTATAAAACGAGAAAACAGTTCCAGATCGTTCGAAGGCTGCTCCAAGAAACCAATGAAATTATCATTGCTACTGATTGCGACCGAGAAGGCGAAAATATTGCAAGGAGCATTATATATCATGCGGGGGCAGGGAACAAACCGACCCGGCGCCTTTGGATTAACAGTTTGGAAAAAGATGAAGTGAAAAAAGGATTTGAACAGCTCCATCAGGCCGATCAATATGTAACCCTGTATGAAGAAGCTCAAGCCAGGCAGATTTCAGACTGGGTAGTTGGTATGAATGCCAGCCGTTTATACACATTGCTTTTGCAGAAAAAGGGAATACAACAAGTTTTTAGTGTTGGGAGAGTGCAGACACCCACTTTGAAACTTATTCACGAACGTCAAAAAGAAATTGAAGAGTTCACACCAGAGCCATTTTTTGAAGTGAAAGCTCAATTTAAAACAGATAAGGGCTCATACGAAGGGAAAACCAAAAAACGTTACAAAACAAACGAGGAAGCCAAAAATGTATTAGACAAACATGGAATTGCCTCCAAAGACAGAGGTGAAGTGAAGGAAGTAAACGTTTCACAAAAACGGGTGAAACCTCCCAAGCTTCATTCCCTTTCAACACTCCAGACTTTGGCTAATAAGAAATATAAATACAGTCCTTCTAAAACATTGGAGATAGTGCAATCCCTTTATGACCAGCCGTTAAAACTTGTCACTTATCCAAGGACAGACACACAGCATATTACTAAAAACGAATTCGCATATATTCAAAAAAATCTTTGCTCTTATCAAAAGTTAACCGGTTATATGTTTGAACCTTCGTCCCTTCAGCCCAAAAAAAGATACGTAGACGACAGCAAAGTTAAAGAACACTATGCTATTATTCCAACGAAAAAAGTTCCAACCGAAACGGCTATTCAAAAGTTGCGCACAGATCAAAAAAATATTTATTTTGAAATCGTAAAAAGCGTATTGGCCATGTTTCATTACGATTATGAATTTGAAGAAACAAATGTGATAACCGATGTAAAAGGATTGAATTTTTATAGTAAAGGTAAAGTTGAAAAAGCAAGAGGCTGGAAAGAGCTGTTTGACAGCGGAGTTACTAAACAAAAACAAGGAAAACAGCAGCTTCCAGAACTTCCGCCAGTACACAAAGGCTTACAGGCTGACGCTTTTATCCATATAAAAAAAGAGATGACAAAACCACCTAAACCATACACAGAAGGACAACTTATAAACATGATGAAAACGTGCGGACAGGTGATTGAAGATGATGAAGAAACTAAAGCTGTTTTAAAGGAAGCAGAAGGACTCGGGACAGAAGCGACACGAAGCGGAATTATTAAAACACTCATTCGCCAAGAGTATATTGAGGTGAAAAAGAACATCGTTTCTGTGACCAAAAAAGGAGAAATACTTTGCAAGGCAGTAGAAGGTACACTTTTGTCCAAACCGGAAATGACAGCAAAGTGGGAAATGTTTCTAAAAAAAATAGGACAGGGGGAGGCCCAAAAACAAACATTTATTAGTAATACTGCTGCTTTTACAAAAAAGCTTGTCGACTCCGCACCATTAGAAGTAGATAGTTTAAAAGTCAGTGCAGAAGGTTTGCCTGCGCAAAAAAGAAATTTTAGAAAAAAGACCGCAAATGGTCCAATTGCTCTATGTCCCGCCTGTAAAAAAGGAAACATTGTGCATCGCCAATCATTTTATGGTTGTACGGAGTATAAAAATGGATGCAGACAAACATTTAATAAAACCATATTAGGGAAGGGCATCACGCCTTCGCAAATCAAGCAGCTGTGCGAGAAAGGAGAAACTCGTCTAATAAAAGGATTTAAAGGAAAAAAACTATTTGATGCTAAACTTGTTTTAAAACATAACAAGGTAGAATTTTCTTTCCCGAGCTCCACATAATAAGAAATCATAAGAGTGGATGATAGGGAGGATATTATGAATTTTATTTGGGAGTCAGTCGTGCTTGTATTAGGTGGCTTGCTGCTTTTAAGAGTAGCTGGCAGAAAATCAATCAGTCAAATGACAGTAGCTCAAACCGTCATTATGATTTCTATTGGATCACTGATTATTCAGCCTATAGTAGAAACTTCCATCTGGAAGACGATCGTTTCTTCGGCTATCTTTATTGGTTTTTTGCTTCTCATGGAGTACTTGCAGGTGAAATGTAATGCGATTGAAAAGCTTTTGACTGGAAAATCCAAAGTAGTGATTAGAGATGGTCAAATTCAGTATGATCAGCTAAAACAGCTTCGATTTACAGTAGATCAATTAGAATTGAGATTAAGGCAGCAAGGGATAACTAACCCAGCTGATTTGAAAACAGCAACATTAGAATCAAACGGACAGCTAGGTTTTGAATGGATGCCTAAAAAACGGCCTGTAACAGTCGGAGATCTTGAACAGCTTTTGGGTAAATCGTTAACAGAGGTTGAAGATCCGCAAAATGTATTTACAGAAGCAGCGACCAAGCATCATCCTGTTTCAAATAACAAGCAATTCAAATAAGGGAGGACCATAAAAGGTCTCTCCCTATATTTGTTATACGGTTACCCCTTGAGGAGCATTCATATGAAGCGGCGGTAAAACAAGCCAGCCTTTTTCTTTGTTCATTCGCAGTACCTTCGCACCTGCTTGTGCTTTATTCGTGTGATATTGACCGAATAACATAGCAATGTCTTCACGGGTACTTTCGCCAATGATTTGGCTGC
This DNA window, taken from Alteribacillus bidgolensis, encodes the following:
- a CDS encoding gas vesicle protein, which gives rise to MQQESLENKDVSLLDILDAVLDKGVVIRGDLTISIADIDLVYLDLRILLASVEKVKESGARVYPS
- a CDS encoding gas vesicle protein K, with the protein product MQTHEPQGRISLDPGKAEEGLSQIVLTVIELLRQLVEKQAMRRVEGGDLTEEQIEQLGTALMKLEEKMEEMKEMFNLDDEDLNIDLGPLGNLL
- the gvpJ gene encoding gas vesicle protein is translated as MPVEHPVESNSLVDVLETVLDKGVVIAGDIKINLADVELLTIKIRLIVASVDKAKEIGMDWWENDPHYSSHANKIQEENQSLQERVKQLEERLKNESSIAAEERGNST
- a CDS encoding DMT family transporter; the protein is MEIRSMTAYGITVAGASFWGLTGLFVQNLYIFGLSPIQVVTVRMVLSTIIMFTLVGIIRPYLLKIFIRDIPHFVGLGVVSIALFNWCYFTVMEQSSLSIAVVLLYTSPVFVALISRFIFKEPLTLNKISAIILTLAGCSLVAGLLPGGAMNITLTVLMIGVASGFFCALYSVIGKFVSRKYHSVTITAYSMFCGSIFLLPISDLEKNIEPFTHPMAWVYAVGSVIISTILAYVLYTAGLKYIESSHAAILSTVEPIVAIMVGITVFNDVLTIWQSLGIMLVFSSILLAVFSRKKKFIAKKPRKKLLPVFHSKK
- a CDS encoding DUF2584 family protein, which translates into the protein MGFSMEMNWEIITQKKAERLGERSFRLIKEGYHMFPLDTKLPIQTTEEKAPFGKAIITKMEWGTGCTTLHYELVSLSSVN
- a CDS encoding 2OG-Fe dioxygenase family protein, which produces MSQLKETGFAYYDLINMIKYEGIETDLEKLTSAFDNLPPDEYAPHLNRYRRYARAVVMPKTYQIQWLPESEVDGKAYYEYFQGSFNPEYTGEYRRFPSLTKETMANRLLEKIIRFDFKETFWMREDALMPVHAGVHFVKLQVEKEGDVAISSPNNLHQDGEPFTFAHLIRRRNILGGMNAISNPSQRGKMPEGLDEKDITTSFYLENPLESYGVYDPLVTHYVGEVEKGDADGPGERSAILIDFQPTVIANPDEVRSMRGETKEMVFV
- a CDS encoding type IA DNA topoisomerase, which encodes MPVILAEKPSQAKAYAEAFPKGSKKEGFIIIPACSVFPNGALLTWGVGHLVELRSPAEYESSWKRWNLSQLPMIPNTFKFKPSYKTRKQFQIVRRLLQETNEIIIATDCDREGENIARSIIYHAGAGNKPTRRLWINSLEKDEVKKGFEQLHQADQYVTLYEEAQARQISDWVVGMNASRLYTLLLQKKGIQQVFSVGRVQTPTLKLIHERQKEIEEFTPEPFFEVKAQFKTDKGSYEGKTKKRYKTNEEAKNVLDKHGIASKDRGEVKEVNVSQKRVKPPKLHSLSTLQTLANKKYKYSPSKTLEIVQSLYDQPLKLVTYPRTDTQHITKNEFAYIQKNLCSYQKLTGYMFEPSSLQPKKRYVDDSKVKEHYAIIPTKKVPTETAIQKLRTDQKNIYFEIVKSVLAMFHYDYEFEETNVITDVKGLNFYSKGKVEKARGWKELFDSGVTKQKQGKQQLPELPPVHKGLQADAFIHIKKEMTKPPKPYTEGQLINMMKTCGQVIEDDEETKAVLKEAEGLGTEATRSGIIKTLIRQEYIEVKKNIVSVTKKGEILCKAVEGTLLSKPEMTAKWEMFLKKIGQGEAQKQTFISNTAAFTKKLVDSAPLEVDSLKVSAEGLPAQKRNFRKKTANGPIALCPACKKGNIVHRQSFYGCTEYKNGCRQTFNKTILGKGITPSQIKQLCEKGETRLIKGFKGKKLFDAKLVLKHNKVEFSFPSST
- a CDS encoding DUF421 domain-containing protein, producing the protein MNFIWESVVLVLGGLLLLRVAGRKSISQMTVAQTVIMISIGSLIIQPIVETSIWKTIVSSAIFIGFLLLMEYLQVKCNAIEKLLTGKSKVVIRDGQIQYDQLKQLRFTVDQLELRLRQQGITNPADLKTATLESNGQLGFEWMPKKRPVTVGDLEQLLGKSLTEVEDPQNVFTEAATKHHPVSNNKQFK